A window of Juglans regia cultivar Chandler chromosome 7, Walnut 2.0, whole genome shotgun sequence contains these coding sequences:
- the LOC108983762 gene encoding disease resistance protein RPM1-like — MADSAVGSLLEKLLARFVENEVQLLKGDPEDVLNLRGELERMRAFLKIADALEESDVEFKVRVKQIREIAYETEDALDEFMLLQAHDHADGFYGAFHKFSCCIKNIKARYRIISELQAIGSRIKNLCQVHGRLLPRFTRIKQGSGSTSAENTWQDRRGDALLLDKTDLVGIDEPKQQLVEWLVKGGNRREVVSVAAMGGMGKTTLAKQVYDDKEVKKHFKRRAWVTVSQSFKIEELLKNMIRQFFSVVSRPVPEGLDDMNNDRLRRIIKDLLKKSRYLVVLDDVWHLNEWDVLKYALPNNNCGSRVMLTTRNAGVASSSSSGVESVGKVYNLKPLSPMESWDLFCKKTFQGNACPTYLKDICQDTLRKCEGLPLAIVAISGVLASKDTRRIDEWDVVGRSLGAEIDGNDKLQDLKKVLSLSFNDLPYYLKDCFLYLSIFPEDYRIEQMRLIRLWIAEGLIEAKEGKTLEEVAEDYLNELLNRGLLQVASVTSDGRVKTYRVHDVLREIIVSKSRDQNFTSIAKDQNVMWPDKVRRLSIHNTLQNVQENRSVSRLRSLFMFWVVEKLDIQSLFPGGFKLLNVLDLQESRLKRFPNDVENLVYLKYLSLKGTKVKTIPGTIGKLQYLETLDLKHSRVTELPVEILKLHRLRHLVVYHFKLESYEYFHSRYGFKVQRNIGQGNIGALRSLQKLCFIEANQGGGAIMMELGKLYQLRRLGIVKLRKEDGKSLCSSLKKLTNLRALSLTSTEEEEILDLQHLSSPPPFIQRVYLRGRLEKLPPWIPSLHGLVRLYLKWSRLKEYPLVHLQKLPNLVHLELLQVYEGDTLYFRKGGFNKLKVLGLDQFNELRCVQVEVGAMPCVEKLIIQRCELLKMVPVGIEHLTKLKVLEFFDMPEEFIKTLSPDVKDSDYWKVAHIPEVYSTYWKEGGWEVNTLDLCDGENS; from the coding sequence ATGGCAGATAGCGCTGTTGGCTCTCTGCTTGAAAAGCTGCTTGCTCGCTTTGTTGAAAATGAGGTGCAACTCTTGAAAGGGGATCCGGAAGACGTTCTGAATCTAAGAGGAGAACTAGAGCGTATGAGAGCTTTCCTAAAGATTGCAGATGCGTTGGAAGAAAGTGACGTAGAATTCAAAGTGCGGGTTAAGCAAATAAGAGAGATCGCATATGAAACTGAAGATGCTCTTGATGAATTCATGCTTCTTCAAGCACATGATCATGCAGATGGATTCTATGGGGCTTTCCACAAATTCTCTTGTTGTATCAAGAACATTAAAGCTCGTTATCGTATTATTTCGGAATTACAAGCCATCGGATCCAGAATAAAAAACCTTTGCCAAGTTCACGGGAGGCTGCTTCCCAGATTCACAAGAATCAAACAAGGTTCGGGCTCCACGAGTGCAGAAAATACATGGCAAGACCGTCGAGGTGATGCTCTTCTTCTAGACAAGACTGATTTGGTGGGGATCGATGAACCTAAGCAGCAGCTAGTGGAGTGGCTGGTGAAGGGTGGCAATAGACGTGAAGTGGTTTCTGTGGCAGCAATGGGAGGAATGGGCAAAACTACGTTGGCAAAGCAAGTATATGATGATAAAGAAGTGAAGAAACATTTCAAAAGGCGCGCTTGGGTCACTGTTTCTCAATCTTTCAAGATAGAAGAACTCCTCAAAAACATGATTCGACAGTTCTTCAGTGTAGTCAGCAGACCAGTTCCAGAAGGATTGGACGACATGAACAACGACCGGCTGAGGAGAATAATCAAGGACTTGCTCAAGAAAAGCAGGTACTTGGTGGTTCTAGATGATGTGTGGCACTTGAATGAATGGGATGTTCTCAAATATGCCTTGCCTAACAACAACTGTGGCAGCCGAGTAATGCTCACTACACGTAATGCTGGTGTGGCCTCCAGTTCCTCTTCCGGTGTGGAATCTGTAGGTAAGGTTTACAACTTGAAGCCCTTGTCCCCAATGGAATCTTGGGATCTTTTCTGTAAGAAAACCTTTCAAGGGAATGCATGCCCTACTTATTTGAAGGATATCTGTCAAGATACTTTAAGAAAGTGTGAGGGACTGCCCCTTGCAATTGTAGCAATCAGTGGCGTTTTGGCATCAAAAGACACCCGTAGGATTGACGAGTGGGATGTCGTTGGCCGTAGTCTCGGGGCTGAAATTGATGGCAATGACAAACTGCAGGATCTGAAGAAAGTACTTTCGCTAAGTTTCAACGACTTGCCTTACTACCTAAAAGATTGTTTCTTGTACTTGAGCATCTTCCCAGAGGACTATCGGATCGAGCAAATGAGGCTGATTCGGTTATGGATAGCGGAGGGATTAATCGAAGCCAAAGAAGGGAAAACACTGGAAGAAGTTGCAGAGGACTACCTCAACGAACTCTTGAATAGAGGTCTTTTGCAAGTGGCATCCGTAACCAGTGATGGAAGGGTCAAAACGTATCGCGTCCATGACGTGCTGCGGGAGATAATTGTGTCAAAGTCTAGAGATCAGAACTTCACCTCCATTGCTAAAGATCAGAACGTGATGTGGCCGGATAAGGTTCGACGCCTATCTATACATAACACACTGCAAAACGTACAAGAAAACAGGTCTGTTTCTCGACTCCGTTCTTTGTTCATGTTTTGGGTGGTAGAAAAGCTGGATATACAAAGCTTGTTTCCTGGTGGTTTTAAGCTGCTAAATGTTTTAGATCTGCAAGAATCACGTTTAAAAAGGTTTCCAAATGATGTTGAAAACCTGGTTTATTTGAAATATCTAAGCTTGAAGGGCACCAAGGTTAAAACCATTCCAGGAACTATAGGGAAGCTCCAGTACCTAGAGACTCTGGATCTTAAACACTCCCGCGTCACTGAACTGCCTGTTGAGATCTTGAAGCTCCATCGACTTCGACATCTCGTTGTATATCATTTCAAACTTGAGTCTTACGAATATTTTCACTCTCGATATGGTTTTAAGGTCCAACGAAATATAGGACAAGGAAATATAGGAGCTTTACGATCCCTACAGAAGCTCTGTTTCATAGAAGCAAACCAGGGTGGTGGCGCTATAATGATGGAGCTAGGGAAACTGTACCAACTAAGGAGGCTTGGCATTGTAAAGCTGAGAAAAGAAGATGGGAAATCTCTATgttcatccttaaaaaaactGACCAACCTTCGTGCGCTGTCTCTAACTTCAACAGAGGAGGAAGAGATTCTTGATTTGCAGCACCTTTCTTCTCCGCCTCCATTCATCCAGCGGGTGTATTTGAGAGGACGTTTGGAGAAATTACCTCCATGGATACCATCACTGCATGGACTGGTTAGATTGTATCTGAAATGGAGTAGACTGAAGGAATATCCACTTGTGCACCTTCAAAAACTGCCCAATCTTGTACACCTGGAATTACTTCAGGTTTATGAGGGAGACACGTTGTATTTCAGGAAGGGTGGGTTCAACAAGCTTAAGGTTTTAGGCCTTGACCAATTCAATGAACTTAGATGCGTGCAAGTGGAGGTGGGAGCAATGCCTTGTGTTGAAAAGCTAATTATCCAGAGGTGTGAATTGCTGAAGATGGTGCCGGTAGGAATTGAACATCTGACCAAGTTGAAAGTTCTTGAATTTTTTGACATGCCCGAAGAGTTTATCAAGACTCTTAGTCCAGATGTAAAGGACAGTGATTATTGGAAGGTAGCTCACATCCCAGAAGTCTATTCTACCTACTGGAAAGAAGGTGGATGGGAGGTCAATACTTTAGATCTTTGTGATGGAGAGAATTCT